The Syntrophorhabdaceae bacterium genome has a segment encoding these proteins:
- a CDS encoding TRAP transporter substrate-binding protein, with protein sequence MKRISTVALLAFAVSCLFVTVASAQDKAVSLRFSAFHPPTHKLAVITADWCKEVEKRTNGKVKVRHYAGATLTPPAQTYDSVVQGVVDVGNIVLGYTMGKFPLTEVLDYPMGYHADSVSTRLANAYFQKFKPKEFDEVKVMYFHAQSPGILHARKPVNKLEDLKGMKMRTFGSNARFMSLLGGTPVAMPMGDAYDAISKGVADGLLCAYEALEGWKLGEVIKYTTENYGTAYTAVFLVAMNKKKWDSIPPDSQKIIEQINQEWIEKQIKVWDAIDESGKQFSLKRGNKIIKLSDEEQARWAAKAQPLYDEYLKNMKAKGLPGDEVLKFARDFIKKNNPPIK encoded by the coding sequence ATGAAACGTATCAGTACAGTTGCGCTCTTGGCCTTTGCAGTAAGTTGTTTGTTCGTGACAGTCGCTTCAGCTCAGGACAAAGCCGTGTCGCTCCGGTTCTCCGCTTTCCATCCTCCCACACACAAACTGGCGGTCATCACGGCCGACTGGTGTAAAGAGGTAGAGAAGAGAACCAACGGCAAAGTGAAAGTCCGCCATTATGCAGGGGCCACTCTTACCCCTCCCGCCCAGACCTATGACAGCGTCGTCCAGGGCGTCGTAGACGTAGGCAACATCGTCCTCGGTTATACCATGGGCAAGTTCCCCCTGACCGAGGTCCTTGACTACCCGATGGGATATCATGCCGACTCGGTATCGACGAGACTGGCGAACGCCTATTTTCAGAAGTTCAAACCGAAAGAATTTGACGAAGTGAAGGTCATGTACTTTCACGCCCAGAGCCCCGGCATCCTCCATGCACGTAAACCGGTCAACAAGCTCGAAGACCTGAAGGGTATGAAGATGAGGACCTTCGGCTCCAACGCACGCTTCATGTCACTCCTCGGCGGTACGCCCGTTGCCATGCCTATGGGCGATGCCTATGACGCCATCTCCAAGGGTGTCGCCGACGGCCTGCTCTGCGCCTATGAAGCCCTCGAAGGCTGGAAGTTGGGCGAAGTAATCAAGTATACGACGGAGAACTACGGAACTGCGTATACCGCCGTTTTCCTGGTCGCCATGAACAAGAAGAAATGGGACAGCATTCCTCCCGACAGCCAGAAGATCATCGAGCAGATCAACCAGGAATGGATCGAGAAGCAGATCAAGGTATGGGATGCCATTGACGAGTCCGGCAAGCAGTTCTCCCTCAAGAGAGGCAATAAGATCATAAAGCTCTCCGATGAGGAACAGGCTCGATGGGCTGCGAAGGCTCAGCCCCTCTACGACGAATATTTAAAGAATATGAAGGCGAAGGGACTTCCCGGCGACGAAGTGTTGAAGTTTGCCCGGGATTTCATAAAGAAGAATAACCCTCCCATTAAGTAA
- a CDS encoding TRAP transporter small permease subunit, with translation MNAYLALFKRLVGWMNALAGVVLFFMMLLTVADVILRAFGSAILGTYELVAVSGAIVVGFAVPKTTWDKGHVCVDFLVENRTERVKNIVFFITRIMGILLFSLLAVFLLKKGIHLYKTGEVSLTLHIPYFPAACALAFCFFIEVFALIGDVFKIFIVERENG, from the coding sequence ATGAACGCATATCTTGCACTATTTAAGAGGCTCGTCGGCTGGATGAACGCGCTGGCGGGGGTCGTCCTCTTTTTCATGATGCTCCTTACGGTGGCGGATGTGATCCTGCGCGCGTTCGGCAGTGCGATCCTCGGCACCTATGAGCTGGTGGCCGTCTCGGGAGCGATAGTTGTCGGTTTCGCGGTACCAAAAACGACCTGGGACAAAGGCCATGTCTGCGTGGACTTCCTCGTGGAGAACCGCACGGAACGAGTGAAAAATATTGTATTTTTTATCACCCGCATCATGGGGATTTTACTCTTTTCCCTTCTTGCCGTTTTTTTGCTCAAAAAAGGGATCCATCTTTACAAGACCGGTGAGGTCTCCCTGACCCTCCACATACCTTATTTCCCTGCTGCCTGTGCGCTGGCCTTCTGCTTCTTCATAGAGGTCTTCGCCCTTATCGGAGATGTGTTCAAGATATTTATCGTGGAGAGAGAAAATGGATGA
- a CDS encoding TRAP transporter large permease, translating to MDEITVGIVGIIVLLGLFMTGIELAFAMAIIGVVGYAVIVGPGPAMNILANDFYDALESYSLTVVPLFVLMGQIAFNAGIAKRLYDSAHRFLGHIPGGLAMATVAGATVFKAICGSQVATCATFASVAVPEMDRFNYSKKLSTGIVATVGTLGVLIPPSVILIILGIVTQQSIGKLFMAGIIPGLMLAFFFLVVIFGWARINPEIGPASETYSWKARMETMPAIIWPIVIFCVMIGGLMKGFFTPTEAGSIGTFAVLILCLVKRDINFEGVKRSILEALRTSCMVLLIVACSNVLGHFVAVTNIPDIVAQWVVTLPIHRHFIMGIIFFVYLIGGSFIDDLAFMILATPIFFPAILSMGYDPIWACIMVSLTVCVGSVIPPVAMCVFVVRNITKVPMSIIYAGVYPFLIALVICILLFFAFPDLILYLPSVFMK from the coding sequence ATGGATGAAATAACCGTCGGAATTGTTGGAATTATCGTCTTATTAGGCTTGTTCATGACAGGCATCGAGCTCGCCTTTGCCATGGCGATCATCGGTGTGGTGGGCTATGCGGTCATCGTCGGCCCCGGCCCTGCCATGAATATACTGGCAAATGACTTCTACGATGCCCTCGAATCCTACAGCCTCACCGTAGTCCCCCTCTTCGTCCTGATGGGGCAGATTGCATTTAACGCGGGTATCGCAAAGCGGCTCTACGACAGTGCCCACAGGTTCCTAGGGCATATCCCCGGCGGACTTGCCATGGCAACCGTCGCGGGCGCCACGGTCTTCAAGGCCATCTGCGGCTCCCAGGTTGCCACTTGCGCGACCTTCGCAAGCGTGGCAGTTCCTGAGATGGACCGCTTCAACTACAGTAAGAAACTTTCTACCGGCATCGTGGCTACCGTGGGTACCCTGGGTGTGCTCATCCCCCCGAGTGTCATTCTCATCATCCTCGGGATCGTTACCCAGCAGTCGATCGGCAAGCTCTTCATGGCAGGTATAATCCCCGGACTCATGCTTGCCTTCTTCTTTCTGGTAGTCATTTTCGGATGGGCGAGAATTAATCCGGAGATAGGCCCGGCCAGTGAGACCTACAGCTGGAAAGCACGGATGGAGACCATGCCGGCTATCATCTGGCCCATCGTGATCTTCTGCGTCATGATCGGGGGCCTCATGAAAGGCTTTTTCACTCCTACCGAAGCAGGCAGCATCGGGACTTTCGCGGTTCTCATCCTCTGCCTCGTTAAAAGGGACATCAATTTCGAAGGGGTGAAGCGCTCTATCCTCGAGGCACTGCGTACCTCCTGTATGGTGCTCCTCATCGTCGCCTGCTCAAATGTACTCGGCCATTTCGTTGCCGTCACGAACATACCCGATATCGTAGCCCAGTGGGTGGTGACATTGCCTATTCACCGGCACTTCATCATGGGCATCATCTTTTTTGTCTACCTCATAGGCGGCTCCTTCATCGACGACCTCGCATTCATGATCCTCGCCACGCCCATATTCTTCCCCGCCATTCTTTCCATGGGGTACGATCCGATCTGGGCCTGCATCATGGTCTCCCTCACCGTCTGTGTGGGATCGGTTATCCCGCCGGTGGCCATGTGCGTCTTTGTGGTACGGAATATCACCAAGGTGCCGATGAGCATAATTTATGCCGGGGTATACCCGTTTCTCATAGCCCTGGTGATCTGCATTTTGCTCTTTTTTGCATTTCCCGATCTGATTCTCTATCTGCCGAGCGTGTTCATGAAATAG
- a CDS encoding acyl-CoA dehydrogenase family protein has translation MPLFTETQEQNDFRKVFKKFVAKEVTPHREEWEKAGVVPRELWLKMGKQGFLCPWLPEEYGGLDLDVRYSLLIINEELAWGDGFHVGVPLHSDVATPYLYSYGTEELKKRLLPKTTTGEGICAVGLTEPDAGSDLGSLRTKAVKDGDSYIINGQKTFITNGMSCDIIMTACKVENSIGQKGISMIVVEGDAEGLTRRRLEKMGQHAQDTAELAYTDVRVPASNLLGEEGMGFKYMMEKLARERLEVCVKCQAMAESAFKEGLEYAKVREAFKKPIANFQHNAFKLAEMATDLEIGRNFLETLVREYSNGDNINTRVSMAKAFLGEMVNRIAYQSVQLHGGYGYMEEYKISRIYRDVRALSILAGTTEIMKLIIARSLGLNP, from the coding sequence ATGCCGTTATTTACAGAAACCCAGGAACAAAATGATTTTAGGAAGGTGTTCAAGAAATTTGTGGCGAAAGAGGTTACCCCCCATCGCGAAGAATGGGAAAAAGCCGGTGTAGTACCCAGAGAACTCTGGCTGAAGATGGGCAAACAGGGTTTTCTGTGCCCCTGGCTGCCTGAAGAGTATGGTGGTTTGGATCTCGATGTCAGATATTCTCTCCTCATCATCAACGAGGAATTGGCATGGGGCGACGGGTTCCATGTAGGCGTACCCCTGCACAGCGATGTGGCAACCCCTTACCTTTACTCTTACGGCACGGAAGAACTGAAGAAAAGACTGCTCCCCAAGACGACAACGGGAGAAGGCATATGCGCCGTCGGCCTCACCGAGCCCGATGCGGGATCAGATCTCGGCTCGCTGCGCACGAAGGCGGTAAAAGACGGTGATTCTTATATAATCAACGGTCAGAAAACCTTTATCACCAATGGCATGTCATGCGACATCATCATGACGGCCTGTAAAGTGGAGAATAGCATCGGCCAGAAAGGCATCAGCATGATCGTGGTCGAGGGAGACGCAGAGGGCCTTACCCGGCGCAGGCTCGAGAAAATGGGACAGCACGCCCAGGACACTGCCGAGCTCGCCTACACGGATGTGCGCGTTCCCGCATCGAACCTGCTGGGCGAGGAAGGCATGGGCTTTAAGTACATGATGGAGAAGCTGGCGCGCGAGAGACTCGAAGTCTGCGTAAAATGCCAGGCCATGGCGGAATCGGCGTTCAAGGAAGGCCTTGAGTATGCGAAAGTCAGGGAAGCCTTCAAGAAGCCCATCGCTAATTTTCAGCATAATGCATTCAAACTTGCAGAGATGGCCACCGATCTCGAGATCGGCCGGAATTTCCTCGAGACCCTGGTCCGGGAATACAGCAACGGCGACAATATCAATACGAGAGTCTCCATGGCGAAAGCCTTCCTGGGCGAGATGGTCAACCGTATCGCCTATCAGTCGGTTCAGCTCCACGGCGGCTACGGCTACATGGAAGAGTACAAGATCAGCCGCATCTACCGCGATGTCCGGGCCCTCTCGATCCTTGCGGGAACAACCGAGATCATGAAGCTCATCATCGCGAGAAGCCTCGGATTGAATCCTTAA